The following coding sequences lie in one Anguilla rostrata isolate EN2019 chromosome 8, ASM1855537v3, whole genome shotgun sequence genomic window:
- the col8a2 gene encoding collagen alpha-2(VIII) chain, translated as MTMLLLELCMLLLLGGRVLGGGYPPMPQMKYIQPMMKGPVGPPFREGKGQYFDVPPMMEVKGEPGPQGKPGPRGPAGPPGLPGKPGLGKPGLNGQPGPQGPPGFSGIGKPGLPGLPGKPGPKGMVGPKGENGQRGEPGLRGLPGQPGLPGPAGLSLNGKPGLPGGRGPPGFRGEPGQKGGPGAPGERGLKGENGNGKPGPPGIRGAPGLRGLPGAPGLQGVGKPGLNGLPGPAGPKGDQGVPGLQGGSGEPGAPGLPGQPGPNGFGKPGLDGLPGAPGPLGPKGEPGLRGMPGFPGSPGYGKPGFIGQKGDRGPSGLPGGPGEKGEQGMEGQPGKAGLDGLPGQPGIQGPMGLPGKHGMPGLKGEGGPKGHPGLPGIRGDQGPSGLPGKPGNPGERGLPGPNGASGKPGPKGEPGHIGLPGNPGLFGPTGLKGEAGFTGAPGPRGQSGIPGLQGGSGPMGPQGIPGLKGEPGLPGLPGVGRNGEQGVPGPQGPPGKPGPAGLNGIAGPPGPPGPPGPPGAIINGDTQVSGPQESNLGGESIQNGKNGKPQFGREHLSASVAPAFTAILTTPFPPSGMPIKFDRTLYNGQNAYNPTTGIFTSPLSGVYYFAYHVHVKGTSLWVALYKNNVPATYTYDEYKKGYMDQASGSAVLELKENDKVWVQMPSDQANGLYSTEYIHSSFSGFLLCPT; from the coding sequence ATGTTCCACCAATGATGGAGGTAAAAGGAGAGCCTGGCCCACAAGGAAAGCCGGGCCCCAGGGGCCCAGCAGGTCCCCCGGGCCTCCCAGGAAAACCAGGGCTTGGAAAACCAGGACTCAATGGTCAGCCAGGTCCCCAGGGGCCTCCAGGATTCTCTGGAATTGGGAAACCAGGTCTACCTGGTCTTCCCGGAAAACCAGGGCCAAAGGGTATGGTTGGGCCAAAGGGCGAGAATGGCCAAAGAGGGGAGCCTGGACTAAGGGGGTTACCTGGGCAACCTGGGCTCCCAGGCCCAGCTGGCCTGTCTCTGAATGGCAAGCCAGGGCTTCCTGGGGGAAGGGGCCCCCCAGGATTCCGAGGGGAGCCAGGACAGAAAGGAGGCCCAGGAGCACCTGGCGAGCGTGGGCTGAAGGGGGAGAATGGCAATGGCAAACCAGGTCCACCTGGTATCAGGGGCGCTCCTGGTCTTAGAGGGCTTCCTGGTGCTCCAGGCCTACAAGGTGTGGGGAAACCAGGTCTGAATGGGCTGCCTGGGCCAGCTGGGCCTAAAGGTGATCAAGGGGTTCCAGGATTACAAGGTGGATCAGGAGAGCCTGGGGCCCCAGGGCTACCGGGCCAGCCAGGGCCAAATGGATTTGGAAAACCTGGATTAGATGGTTTGCCTGGTGCCCCAGGTCCCCTGGGACCAAAGGGAGAGCCAGGATTGAGGGGTATGCCAGGGTTCCCAGGGAGTCCTGGCTATGGGAAGCCTGGATTTATTGGGCAGAAAGGAGACCGTGGCCCCTCAGGCTTGCCAGGAGGTCCTGGGGAAAAGGGGGAACAAGGAATGGAAGGACAGCCAGGTAAGGCAGGTCTGGATGGACTTCCAGGGCAACCAGGTATTCAGGGCCCCATGGGGCTCCCCGGAAAGCATGGGATGCCTGGTCTGAAGGGAGAAGGGGGTCCTAAAGGGCACCCAGGTCTTCCAGGGATCAGAGGAGATCAGGGTCCAAGTGGACTGCCAGGAAAGCCTGGAAACCCAGGTGAGAGGGGTCTTCCTGGTCCAAATGGGGCTTCAGGAAAACCAGGCCCTAAAGGGGAACCTGGCCATATTGGCCTGCCTGGGAACCCAGGCCTGTTTGGTCCAACAGGGCTAAAAGGAGAAGCAGGTTTCACTGGGGCTCCTGGGCCTCGGGGTCAGTCTGGAATTCCAGGCCTGCAAGGGGGCTCAGGTCCCATGGGGCCGCAGGGCATTCCTGGCCTCAAGGGGGAGCCTGGCCTGCCGGGGCTACCAGGGGTGGGAAGGAATGGTGAACAAGGGGTCCCAGGGCCACAGGGGCCTCCAGGAAAACCAGGTCCAGCAGGGCTTAATGGCATCGCTGGCCCCCCTGGCCCACCTGGACCCCCTGGCCCACCTGGCGCAATCATAAATGGTGATACCCAGGTGTCTGGGCCGCAGGAATCCAACCTTGGAGGGGAGTCCATTCAAAATGGGAAGAACGGGAAGCCACAGTTTGGGCGGGAACATCTCTCAGCATCTGTGGCTCCAGCTTTCACCGCCATCCTTACCACACCCTTCCCTCCATCAGGCATGCCGATCAAGTTCGACAGGACTCTGTACAATGGGCAGAATGCCTACAATCCCACCACTGGCATCTTCACTAGCCCTCTGTCTGGCGTCTACTATTTTGCCTACCATGTGCACGTAAAGGGAACCAGCCTGTGGGTGGCACTCTACAAGAACAATGTGCCCGCCACATACACCTATGATGAGTACAAGAAGGGCTACATGGACCAGGCATCAGGCAGTGCAGTGCTGGAGCTCAAAGAGAATGACAAGGTGTGGGTGCAGATGCCCTCTGACCAAGCAAATGGGCTCTACTCCACTGAATACATTCATTCCTCCTTCTCAGGGTTCCTGCTCTGCCCCACATAA